The Leishmania braziliensis MHOM/BR/75/M2904 complete genome, chromosome 9 DNA window ATTACGCCCGTTGCGGCTGATGGGGAACGAAACGAACAACACGACAGGCAAAATGGATGGGGGTGAGGGGGCGaaacgcacccacacccacacgcaggcgACTTCCTCAGGGACATGCGCGCGGGGTGGGGGTTGCGCAAAGAAGTGCaaacaagaagaaacaaaaaacaaaacggGAAAGGCCGCGAGTCTCATACCCGTGTCCTCCGTGGAGTGCATGCCGCTgagctcttcctcttcaccCTGCACACCCCGGCGCCCGCGAACACACGCGTACGCGCGCCCACTTCGCTTCCTGCCCCCAGCCCATCATCATCACCAACTCTTCTTCACTTTACGCTtcctcactccctcttcccttccctctgccTCCAGCCCTCTACTTTCTGTGTGGtgttgctctcctcctctcccttgctTTCCACCCGCGTGTAGCGTGAGCcaacacatacgcacacacgcgtttGCTACTCAAAGAGTGCCAGCCGGAGAAAACAAGACAGAAAATCAGCGCTGTTTCAATTAttgaaagagagggagggtgcgtgtgtgtgggtgggtgggtgggtgtgggtagATTGGCACGGCCACTAGCCTACAGCCAGAAGCGTATGCGCAGACATTCAGGCGTACTCGCGGTATAGTCACAATCATGCCCAGCGACTTGATGGAGCTCTCCCGCGAGGAGCTTATTAGCTATGTTCTGGACCTTCAGTCGGAGAACAACGCGCTGAgccggcagctgcgcagcatgGCGAccaagcgctgcagcgggtcCTCACCGAACCAAGTCCTTCCCAGTGGTagcggcggcgtcggcgcggTGCACAGCGACCCTTCCATGCTTATCACAGCCAGCCCAACCGCTATGCGGCGCAACGGCAGCCTCTCCATCGTCTCTGAAGGCCCCCTATcagcggcggagcggctgagtggtcgtgtgggtgggctgccgccggcgccgaGCTTCGAGATATCCATGTCAGTAATCGTCATCGAGAACGGCGCCGCGCTTTcggtgccgctctcctcagTGCTCGACAAGACGTACGGTCGCCAAGACCTGCGCGACGCTGACACGCCGGTGGTCTCGTCGAAGTACTTGCGGGACACCAGCTCGTTTCGGACGCAGCGCTTTTCCCTCGGCAGCCCCGGCGCCACCGGCTGCGCTGGGACAGATGCGTCCCCTAGCCTGAACATAGACGAGGAATGCTTCAGCAGCGTTAGTCCAGGGCGGCTAAGCTGTGCGCTTGGACGCGGTAGCGTGCTTATGCATGGGAGCGGTGCCAAAGCAGGTAACGGTGGTGAGGAGGTTGACGATGAGCCGCACCCGAAGGACCCTCGCGCTGGCTCAGccggcgtcgccgcctccagcctcgcgcagcgcgcTGGCGTGGCGCACTTAAACCTTCGCCGCGATCTCCTCTTTGCACGCGACCTTTCACTGGACGCGGACGCCATCCTCACCCATCAGACGCTGCGGCTCTTCAACCAGCAGTTCGCGCGGGACGCAAACATGCTGTCGCCCATGTCCTCGTACGGCAATGCGGTGTACCACTACATCGTCAAGACTTTTGCGGTCCGCAACGGCTGCGAGCATTCGCCGGATGACGTGGAGGGTTTTGGCCGAACGCTCATTAACCTGTGCGAGGAGGCGAAGTGCATACTGATGAATGAGCCACGGCACGGGTCCGTCGCGTCGCCGTGCTACGTCTTTGGCGACTTGCACGGCAACTTCCGCGACCTTTTCTACTTCATGGACAACCTTATTAGCTTCCAGGATCTGCGCTACACCCCGCACCGCTTCGTTTTCCTCGGCGACTACGTTGACCGTGGCGAGTTCAGCGTCGAAGTTGTCGCCTACCTACTCTCAATGAAAGTGCTTGCCCCGCAcaaggtgctgctgttgcgcgGCAACCACGAAGACACCCTCGTGAGCGGCGACATATCCGGCTACGGCAATACGAGCTTCCGTGCCCAATGCCACAGCACCTTTGGCGCCGCCCTCGGTGAGGAACTGTGGCACCGCGCAAGTGAGGCCTTTGCCCATCTGCCGCTGACGGCCAACATTGACAAGAAGATCTACTGCACTCACGGTGGCATCCCGCGCtacagcggtggcgtcgaCGACCGGCTCGACATTTTGAAGAGCGCTGACTTCCCGATGATGGAGTCGTTCTTCCAGGCTCCAGAGAACGagacgccgcagcaccgcatgTACCGCCAAATAGGGATGGATACGTGCTGGGCCGACCCGGCCGAGAACGAGAGTGAGCTCGATATGTTCGGCTTTGGCTCCAACCCGCGCGGCACTGGTGTCATCCTGTTCGGCTCCAAGGCGGTGGACGACTTCCTCGACCACTTCCACTTTGAGTACATCTTTCGGGCGCATCAGGAGAAGTCCGATGGACTGAAGCTGAGCAAGAGCGCTCGCGTCTTCACCATCTTCAGCACGAGCGCCTACGTGGGCCACCAGAATGGCGCCGGTGTGGTGCTCGTCGCCGAGGGGAAGATTCGCCTGATTGTGAAGACGGCAGACACGTATGAAGAAGAAGACTACGTAACGGAAGAGGGAGATGGCCATCGGCGCTAAgcctctgcgtgcgtgtgtgtgtgtgcatgtgtgtgttAATGTATTcgtctgcctcctcctccccctcccccccccctttcgccTTCGTTCTTTCTTTCTGCCaatcctcctcctcctcctcctccttcccacATGGGGTGCGCCTGTGCATCCGGGCGCGTGTACTTCGACTGTCGTGACAtgtcttctcttcgctttttttttcctgtctTGCCTTCCCGTCTTGTATGCACAGTAAGGCAttttctgcgtgtgtgtgtgtgtgtgtgcgtgggggtGCGTaacacgccgccgctgccgcccgctgcagcactacCACCGTCGCCGAACGTCGCCCTCCACCCATTCGTGTTGCCCCATCCCTTCCCCCACTTACTCTCCGACGTCTTCCCGCCGCCTCCCgctgccttcctccctccccctttgcctCTGTACAGGTGCACACGAGACGTCCCTGCGCACGactgtgcttctctctcccgtcGAGTTTTTACGTGCAAAGGTGAGCTgaatggaggaggaggagggaagtgAGCAACCGGCGTTGGCGAGGggggaaaaaggggaggaagaggggcgcCACACTCTTTGACGTACACGCGTGCACTTGCCCAGAatgtgcccccccctcccccaaccAACCTGCCAACCAaccacacatgcacacccacacacgacGAGAGTTGGGGCCttcgtgggtgtgtgcgtgttttctTTCCTTGGGTTGTTGCTTCGCCCATTGACCGTGTCGCTGTAGCTCTCTTTCATCCTTGGCAACGTAGCCCACCACTCCACCCATTTTCCCCCGCtgtcacccccctcccctccctctgtacACGAGAGACACGCTCCAAGTGAACAGACggacatacacacacgcatgcccGCCCGTCCACCAAACCGCATCGCTCATGAACAAGACGAACAACCACAAGGGCAGCAACCAACGtcaagaaaggagagggagggggcgaggagCGCCATGAGCAAGGGGGAGTGAGTGAGGCAGGGGGTGGGAAGAACGGTCGGGGCCGCGCAGGCAGGTGGGCAGAACACTAAAGGAAGTCACAAGtaccccacacacacacacgcagacagcACCGTCTACTCCAATCCCCATCGTCCATAGGGAAACGGACACTTTTtcctcggcagcgcgccCACTCTCTGTCGCAGA harbors:
- a CDS encoding putative serine/threonine protein phosphatase, with amino-acid sequence MPSDLMELSREELISYVLDLQSENNALSRQLRSMATKRCSGSSPNQVLPSGSGGVGAVHSDPSMLITASPTAMRRNGSLSIVSEGPLSAAERLSGRVGGLPPAPSFEISMSVIVIENGAALSVPLSSVLDKTYGRQDLRDADTPVVSSKYLRDTSSFRTQRFSLGSPGATGCAGTDASPSLNIDEECFSSVSPGRLSCALGRGSVLMHGSGAKAGNGGEEVDDEPHPKDPRAGSAGVAASSLAQRAGVAHLNLRRDLLFARDLSLDADAILTHQTLRLFNQQFARDANMLSPMSSYGNAVYHYIVKTFAVRNGCEHSPDDVEGFGRTLINLCEEAKCILMNEPRHGSVASPCYVFGDLHGNFRDLFYFMDNLISFQDLRYTPHRFVFLGDYVDRGEFSVEVVAYLLSMKVLAPHKVLLLRGNHEDTLVSGDISGYGNTSFRAQCHSTFGAALGEELWHRASEAFAHLPLTANIDKKIYCTHGGIPRYSGGVDDRLDILKSADFPMMESFFQAPENETPQHRMYRQIGMDTCWADPAENESELDMFGFGSNPRGTGVILFGSKAVDDFLDHFHFEYIFRAHQEKSDGLKLSKSARVFTIFSTSAYVGHQNGAGVVLVAEGKIRLIVKTADTYEEEDYVTEEGDGHRR